The genomic stretch ACCGCCACTGGTCTGCCCGCCAAAACCATCATGAACGCCCGCCGCGAAGTGCAGGACGTGATTGATTCGCTTTGAGAGAAGAGGAATGCAACTGTTCGCCGACGTGACCGCCCCAGCAGGCGCTCCGGCATGTTTCGCAGCCGCCAGCGTGTTCAGCCACGACTCCATCGTGTGCCGCGCCTGCGCGAGCTTTGGTGAGTGCTCCAGCGCTTCGGTCAAGACCCTGGAAGCCATCCGCCAGACCATCAACGTGGAAGACCTGCTGCGTCGCCACGAAAACGCACGACGCCGCCTGGCCAAGCAGCCGGTGGCGCAGGCTCAAGAGCCGAAGCTGGAAGCGGCGCAGGCCACGCCCGACGACGAGGACGAGGTTGTGCCCGCCATGCAGCCGGCCAAACCTGTCCTGCCCGCACCGGTCGAGCGCAAGACCAAAGTGGAGAAGGTCGCGCTGGAGGTGACGGCGACCGACGAGGAGATCCTGCGCGGGCTGCCCGTCAAGGCCCGCGAGCACGCGGAGCGCTTCTGTCGTGCCGGCTTGATCGACGCGATGCGAAAAGACCTTCAGGCCGGTCGCAATACGTTCGCGCAGTCAAAGCCAGAGTTCATGCGCGTTGTCTGCGACTGTCTGATCGCTGGTGGCGCGAGCAGAAGCGCGCTGCGCGCGGCCCTCATGCAGCGCCTGAGCTGGTCTGAAGGCACAGCGAGTTCGCACGTGAGCATGGCGGTGCCGATCCTGCTGCGCTTCAACATTGCCGTCGAGAAAGACGGCGCCCTGACGCTGATCCCTGCGTCTGCTTGAAAGAATAGACGCTATGCACATTGACGCCAATTCCCTCGACTACTACGTCTCGAAGATCGAGCCAACGACCAAGCGCGGTCGCGATCTGGAGGCAGGCGACGTAATCGAAGTCTGGTGGAAGCCGCGCCGCGACATTATCACCGCGCTGCGCCCATACAACGGTCCCATTGAATGCCTGCGAGGCGGCTTTCTCGCGGACTTCGCAATCAACCGTGTTGGCATGACGATCGAGCCTGATGCGCTGTATCGGGTTGTCGCCAGCTCGGCAATCAAGGAGAAACGATGAATCTTGGACACGCGCTCTCGGTGCGTTCCGACTTTTCGGTGGGCGAGTCGCTGCTGCAAGTCAGCCACCTCGTTGAGAAGGCGAAGGAGCTGGGCTACCAGTCCGTCGCGCTCACCGACACGATGAGCCTGCACGCAATGGTGGACTTCACCAACCGCGCGAAGAAGGCTGGGATCAAGCCCATCATCGGCTGCCGCGTGCGCGTGGTCGATGATCCCACCTACCGCAAGCCGCCCAAGTCGAGCGGCATCGCCGAAGTGCCGAATCTTGGCTACACGCTCAAGGTCTACGCGCAGGACGAACGCGGCATCAAGGGACTGATCAAGCTGCTCTCCAAAGCCAATTCGCCCGAGTATTTCTACTATGTGTCGCGAGTGGGCTTGGACGATGTGTGCGCGCTGGAGGGCGTGACCATCGCCACCGGCGACATGTTCGGGCTCTTTCACCATCCGCAGGCCCAGGACCGGCTGTCGAGGCTGATCGACGCACATGGACGCGACAATGTGTTCGTGGAGTTGGTGCCCATCAACACGCCGCTGTTCGACACCCTCAATGCGAAGGCGCTCCAGGCGGCGGAGGCGCTGGCTGCCGACACGCTGGTCACATACCCCACGTGCTACCGCGAGGAGGAGGACGCCTCGAGCCTTGACGTGCTCGGCGCTGTCACGTCCAACACGAAGATGGATGTGCCGTATCGGCCGGTCCAGTTCGTCAAGGATTTCCACTTCCAGGCGCCCAATCACCTTGTAGACCGGATCAAGGGCGCGCACGCCCGCGTGGTGAAGTTCAACGGCGTCAACCTGCCAGGACTGTGGCTGGCGGGGTTGAAGAACGTCGAGAAAGTGGCCACGAAGAGCGGCTACGAGTTCGCCAAGCAGCCCGTCTGCCTGCCCGCGATGGCGGCCAACGAGTTCATGGAGCTGGGCCGCAAGTGCATCGAGGGCTGGAAGCGCCGCTTCTCGCAGCCGGTGCTCGGCTACAAGCCTGACCCGTCGCTCATCCCCGCCTACAAGGAGCGGCTGAACTTCGAGCTGGCCGTGCTCAAGAAGATGGGCTTCGCTGGCTACTTCCTGCTGGTCGAGGACTTGGTGAACTGGGCCAAGCAGAACGGCATCATCGTCGGGCCTGGACGCGGTTCGGTGGGCGGCTCGCTGGTCGCCTACCTGATCGGCATCACCGACGTGGACCCGATTCGCTTCAACCTCCTGTTCGAGCGCTTCATCAACCCCGAACGTCTGGACTTGCCTGACGCCGACCTCGACTTCATGTCGACACGCCGGCACGAGGTGATCGAATACCTCACCAAGCGCTACGGCGCCGATCGAGTGGCGGGCATCTCCAACTACTCGACGCTCGCCTCTGCGTCGGCGCTGCGCGACACGGGCCGCGTGTATGGCCTGAGCGGGCTCGAACTGATGGCGACCAAGCTCGTGCCCAAAGAGCACGGTCAGTCGTTCACTCTCACGGACGCCGCCAAAGCAGTGCCCGAGCTGGAGAAGTTCCGCGACGAGAACCCTGAAATCTGGGGCCACGCCCTCAAGCTGGAAGGCGCCATGCGCTCGTTCGGTCAGCACGCCGCCGGCGTCATCGTCGCAGGCGAGCCGCTGGTAGAGCGCGCGGTCGTGGAGACGCGCGGCGAGTCCCCTGTGGTGAACTGGGACAAGCGGGTCGTCGAGGACTGGGGCCTGGTCAAGATGGATATCTTGGGCCTGTCCACGCTGGACGTGCTCGAGATTGCCAAGAGCTACATCAAGGAGCGTCACGGCAAGGCCATCGACTACCTGGCGCTGCCGCTGGAGGAGCCGGACATTATGGCCGCCTTCGCTCGCGGCGATACGACCGGGGTGTTCCAGTTTGAGTCGGG from Ralstonia pickettii encodes the following:
- the dnaE gene encoding DNA polymerase III subunit alpha, whose amino-acid sequence is MNLGHALSVRSDFSVGESLLQVSHLVEKAKELGYQSVALTDTMSLHAMVDFTNRAKKAGIKPIIGCRVRVVDDPTYRKPPKSSGIAEVPNLGYTLKVYAQDERGIKGLIKLLSKANSPEYFYYVSRVGLDDVCALEGVTIATGDMFGLFHHPQAQDRLSRLIDAHGRDNVFVELVPINTPLFDTLNAKALQAAEALAADTLVTYPTCYREEEDASSLDVLGAVTSNTKMDVPYRPVQFVKDFHFQAPNHLVDRIKGAHARVVKFNGVNLPGLWLAGLKNVEKVATKSGYEFAKQPVCLPAMAANEFMELGRKCIEGWKRRFSQPVLGYKPDPSLIPAYKERLNFELAVLKKMGFAGYFLLVEDLVNWAKQNGIIVGPGRGSVGGSLVAYLIGITDVDPIRFNLLFERFINPERLDLPDADLDFMSTRRHEVIEYLTKRYGADRVAGISNYSTLASASALRDTGRVYGLSGLELMATKLVPKEHGQSFTLTDAAKAVPELEKFRDENPEIWGHALKLEGAMRSFGQHAAGVIVAGEPLVERAVVETRGESPVVNWDKRVVEDWGLVKMDILGLSTLDVLEIAKSYIKERHGKAIDYLALPLEEPDIMAAFARGDTTGVFQFESGGMKGLLRNLAMGGDLTFEDITAATALYRPGPMDSGLMDDFIQIKQGCKLPFYEHPAMEPALKDTYGVIVYQEQVMQLAVDLAGFTRAEADHLRKAMGKKDKDKMAEMRQKWVDGCKATNGMDEVKSGPLFDKIEAFAGYGFNRSHAVEYSIVSYWTMWVRVRYPAEYFAACMSIVKEEKLPGLVNDAREYGIEILPPSINKSTHRFTIPDDKHLLAPFSSVKGISENTARRIVELRNAEGGAFRDMDHFLAVTEAKGSKVNSKVRDALDKVGALVEIQPGAKPARAMERRRDQTELMPGLIIDSVKADRQTDLTEKFLRAKVISLVQEYKKCDACSLAGQNHPTVRAKNTVKFMVVTDCPSWQEEKADKMLEGDSATFIKEALKANGLAPAEGYYTSLVKAKKDDKFLSNAQINNCSGFLKREIELIKPPVIVALGSAAIKHFIPGIKGGTGDLAGKVIYDKTLDASIVCGLNPQQLVFDPSKMAVLEAVFAKVAECLS